A window of Lentibacillus sp. Marseille-P4043 contains these coding sequences:
- the rpsB gene encoding 30S ribosomal protein S2: MSVISMKQLLEAGVHFGHQTRRWNPKMKKYIFTERNGIYIIDLQKTVKKVDEAYKYVKELAADGGTILFVGTKKQAQDSVRDEATRSGMFYINQRWLGGTLTNFQTIRRRINRLKDIERMEEDGTFDVLPKKEVVGLLKEKDRLVKFLGGIKEMNKLPDAMFVIDPRKERIAIAEAHKLNIPIIGIVDTNCDPDEIDYVIPANDDAIRAVKLLTSKMADAILEVKQGEETEVVETEETAAEAEKVEATEE; the protein is encoded by the coding sequence ATGTCAGTAATTTCAATGAAGCAACTGCTAGAAGCTGGTGTACATTTCGGACATCAGACACGCCGTTGGAATCCAAAGATGAAAAAATACATCTTCACGGAGCGTAATGGCATTTATATCATTGACCTGCAAAAAACAGTTAAGAAGGTTGATGAGGCGTACAAATATGTAAAAGAACTTGCTGCTGATGGCGGCACTATTCTTTTCGTTGGTACTAAAAAACAAGCACAGGATTCTGTTCGTGATGAAGCTACACGTTCAGGTATGTTCTATATTAACCAACGTTGGTTAGGTGGTACATTAACAAACTTCCAAACAATCCGTAGACGTATCAATCGCTTGAAAGATATTGAACGCATGGAAGAAGATGGGACATTTGACGTACTTCCGAAAAAAGAAGTTGTTGGATTGCTAAAAGAAAAAGACCGTCTTGTGAAATTCTTAGGCGGAATTAAAGAAATGAACAAGCTTCCAGATGCTATGTTCGTTATCGATCCTCGTAAAGAACGGATTGCGATTGCAGAGGCTCATAAATTAAACATTCCGATTATCGGAATTGTTGATACAAATTGTGACCCTGACGAAATTGATTATGTTATTCCAGCGAATGATGATGCTATCCGCGCCGTTAAGCTACTTACTTCAAAAATGGCTGATGCTATCCTTGAAGTTAAACAAGGGGAAGAAACAGAAGTAGTAGAAACGGAAGAAACTGCTGCTGAAGCTGAAAAAGTAGAAGCAACAGAAGAGTAA
- a CDS encoding DUF6115 domain-containing protein, with the protein MTAFIFLISFLLHVITLAAIYQLLKQIKQLKQQKQNNTSEVMELFDTYLQEIKEENRMLEARLGNNDRKDLGEAQQATMRKNTPDPINQMEYADTTPDLPEAEADDSFETSLQARILQLYDQGYSHEEIASKLNCGKTEAELVIKLHGKNT; encoded by the coding sequence ATGACAGCATTTATATTTTTAATTAGTTTTTTATTACACGTTATTACGCTTGCAGCAATTTATCAGTTATTAAAACAAATCAAGCAACTAAAACAACAAAAGCAAAATAACACGAGCGAAGTGATGGAACTATTTGATACGTATTTGCAGGAAATTAAAGAAGAAAATAGAATGCTTGAAGCCAGACTTGGCAATAATGATAGGAAGGATTTAGGTGAAGCCCAACAAGCAACAATGCGTAAAAATACACCAGATCCGATTAATCAAATGGAATATGCAGATACAACCCCTGATTTGCCAGAGGCTGAAGCCGATGACAGCTTTGAAACCTCTTTACAAGCACGGATTTTACAACTGTATGATCAGGGTTACTCACATGAAGAAATAGCTAGCAAACTCAACTGTGGAAAAACGGAAGCAGAGCTCGTTATAAAATTGCACGGAAAAAACACATAA